The window GGACCGCCGGGGAGATCATCAGGCCCGACATGACGATGCCCATGAGCACGCTCTTGCCGCGGAACTCCGTGCGGGCGAAGCCGTATCCGGCGAGGGCGCTGACCGCCAGCACGACGGCGGTGACGCAGACCGACACCACCAGGGAGTTGACGAACCAGTTGGTGACGTTGCCGGTCTCCCACAGCGACTTCCACGCCTGGACCGTCCAGACCTTCGGCACCCAGTGCGGCGGGATCTCGGCCGCCTCCGCCTCGGACTTGAGCGAGGTGAGCAGGGCCGCGGCGATCGGCGCCACGAAGACGGCGGAGACGGCGACGCCGATCAGTGTGAGGACGATCTGGCTGGGCGTCCAGGGCTTGCGGGACTTGCTGCGTGCGGTGCGTGCGGTGCGTGCGGTGCGTGCGGTCCGCACAGGCGTCTCGGCGGTGGTCATCGGCCGCCCTCCTCACGGTTGCGCAGCAGCCACATCCGCGCCAGGGCGACGACTGCGATGATCACGAAGAAGATGATGGACATCGCGGAGGCATAGCCCACGCGGTAGCTGGTGAAGCCCTGTTCGAGGGTGTACTGGACGAAGGAGCGGGTGCTGAGCTCCGGTCCCGGCGAGAAGTCCATCATCACGACGGCCTGGTCGAAGAGCTGGAGCGAGGCGAGGATCTGGAGCGCGATCACCAGGCCGGTGATGTTGCGCAGCATCGGCAGCGTGATGTGGACCATGCGGTGCCAGGCGTTCGCGCCGTCCAGTTTCGCGGCCTCGTAGAGGTGGTCGGGGATGCCCTGGAGGGCGGCGAGGTAGAGCAGGAAGCTGAAGCCGACCGTCCACCACAGGGTCTCGATGACGATGGCGAGCATCGCGTACGACTTGTCGGTCAGCCAGGGCGTGTCGAGCCCGAAGGTCTCGTTGATCAGGCCGATGCCCTGGGTGAACAGCCACTGGAACATGTTGGCTGCGACCGTCGAGGGCAGCAGGAACGGCACGAAGAAGCACAGCCGCCACAGCCATTTGCCGCGCTCGATGTTGTGGGCGAGCATCGCGAGCAGGAAGGCGAGGACCGTGATGCACGGGACGACCAGCAGCGTGAAGTAGGCGCTGTGGCCGAGCGCGTCCCACATCGCCGAGTCGTTCAGGGCCTCGCGGTAGTTGTCGAGGCCGACGAAGCTCGCGCCCTCGCCGGAGATGTTGGCGTCCGTGAAGCTGAGCCAGACGCCGCGCAGCAGCGGCCAGATCACGAACAGCACGAAGAGCGCCAGGAACGGGGCGACGAACCAGCCGCCGTGCTGGAAGCCCTGCTTGCGGCGGAGGGTCGCGGTGGCGGTCGCCGTCCTGGCGCGCGACGGCGCGACGACGGTCTGGGCGCTGGTCGTCATGTGAGCGCTGGTCGTCATGCGACCGCACCTCCCTGCGCAGCGGTCCTGCCGTCCATCGGGTTCTTCGAGGCGAGGAGCTTGGTGAGGTGTTTCTTCATCGTCCTCGCGACCGCAGCCGGCCCCGCGGAACCCATGGTCGAGGAGACGACGACCGGGCCGAGGTCCTGGGCGAGGACGCCGGTGGAGCCCGCGAACCACACCTTCGGCTCGGTGGCCTGGTGGTCCATGGCGCTCACGTACTCGTTCTGCGGGGCGAGCTTCTTGTACGCGTCCGTGGAGAGCGTCGGCGTGTACGCGGGGATGTGACCGCCGGCCGCCCACTGGAGGGCGTGCTTGACGACGTACGCGGCCAGTTCGTGCGCGCCCTCGTTGGTGGCGCCGCCGCGGCCCGACTGGTGCGGCAGGACGAAGGCGTGCGACTCGGCGTGGGTGGCCTGCTTGCCGAAGACGGGTGGCAGCGGGGTCGCGCCGTAGTCGAGCTTCGCGCCGGAGAAGACCGGCACCGACCAGTTGCCCTCCCAGGTGAAGGGGGCGCCGTTGATGAACTGCTCGCCGGTGGGGGCGCCGGGGATGACGTACCCGTCGGTGACGTGCCGGCGCAGGAACTCCAGGACCTGGGTGGCCTTGTCGGCGTCGAAGAGGACCTCGGTGTTGTCGTCGTTGAACCACTGGCCGCCGAGCTGGGTGTAGAAGGCGACGAAGAACCACCACTGGAAGTTCTGGTCGTTGGTCCACAGACCGATCGTCTGGAGCCCCTTCTTCTGGGCGGCCTTGGCCTTCTTCAGGACCTCGAACCACTCGTCGGTGGAGGTGACCGGGATCATCCGGCCGTCGTCGCCGAGCAGGTCCGCCTTCTTCAGCACGTCCCTGCGGTAGAAGCAGAGCTGGACGTGGATGTCGAGCGGGAGGGCGTAGAGCTTGCCGTCGATGACGCCGCGGTTCCACAGGGCGGGGTTGAAGTCCTCCTGCCGCACGCCGTATCTGGCGAGCAGGTCGACGTCCCACGGGTCGAGGAGGCGGCCCGGCGAGAAGCCGGTGACCCGGCCCATGTGCATGACGCCGAGCTCGGGGGCGCGGTTTCCGGCCGCCGCCATGGCGAGCTTGGTGTAGAAGGGGTTGCCCCACTGGAGGGTGGAGTCCTTCACGTCGATGTCCGGAGTGGCTTTCCGGAAGGCGTCCAGCATCGCGATCATGTTGGCGCCGTCGCCGCCGCTGAAGAGGTTCCAGTAGCGCACCCGTGTGTCTGCGCCGGAGGCGAGTGCGTCTGCGCCGGTGCCGAGCGCGGCGAAGCCGAAGCTGCCGGCCACCGCCAAGCCGCCTGCTGTGGCCAGAAGTTGCCTACGGTTCAGGCCAGGTCGTCCCATTCCCTGCCCTTACTGTTCGAGATATCGAATTGTGCACGTAACTTCGGACGGGACCGTAGGGTGAAAGCGCTTTCTAGTCAATGGGTCGTGCACGAATTCCGAGCAGCGCCCGAGCCCTGAGCGTCCCTCGCGGAGTCGACTACGGATTCGGCAACGCCCCTAAGGGGCGCGGGGAACTGCGCGACCAGCCACAACGGCCCCGCAGACGACCGACGACCCGATCCCGGCCCCACCCGCGGAGCGCTTCGTTCCCGGTTGAACAACGGTCGCCGGATCGCATGACGCGGACACTTCGGGTCGCATAGGCTCGAACAGCCCGCCGAGCGGCGGGGGAACAGGGGATGCGATGGACATCGCGGGCGCGCGCCAGAGGGCGGCCCGGGTCGCTTCGGCGCTACGGCTGCGGCGCTCTCCCGCCGCCTCCGCAATGCGCGACCTGGCCTCCGATCTGAGCGCCGCCGTACGGGCCAGACCCCACCCCCCGGCCGACGTACGCGCGTTGTGCCGCGCGCTGTGCGCGGAGATGAGCGCGCGGCGCGGCGGGCGACCCGTCGAGCTGCGCTTCGAGCGGTTCCCGGACGAGATCGAAGTGACCGGACTGTGGGTGGAGTTCCAGGACTTCGACCTGGTCATCGTCGAGGAGCGGGCCGAGGCGATGCAGCAGCTGGTCATCCTCGGCCATGAGCTGTGGCACCTGCACGCCGGGCACGGCCACGACCACACGGCCGGTCACGCCCCCACGGCGGCCGCGCACGCCCTCGCCGAGCGGCCCGGGTGGCCGGACATCGCCCTCGCGGTGGCCGCCCGCGACGGCTCCCGGCAGCGGGACGAGGCCGAGGCCGACGACTTCGGGCACCGGCTGGCCGCCGCCTTCCGGCCGCTGCTGTCGGGGCAGCGGCCGGACACGCCGCTCGGGCCGGTGCAGCGTTCGCTGGGCTATCGCGGCGGCGGGAGGGCGGCGCGGTGACCGGGCTGGCCATGGACCCCGCCGGATTCCTCGGCGAGATCTACATATCGTTCTGGATCCCGACCGTCGTCCTGACCGCCGCCCTGGCGATCAAACTGCCCACCATCATCCGGCTCTGGCGGGACCCGCTGCTGCGCGCGGTCGGCGGCCTGCTGCTGCTCGCCTGTGCCGTGTTCGTCTTCGCGGCTCCGGCGACGATCGCCTGGGTCAACCGCGTCACGGGCGTCCCGAACATCGCGGCGCCCCTGGTGTACTCCCTGCTCACCGCGTTCTGCGGCTCCTGTCTGCTGCTGATCATCGCCTGGCGCAACGGCCTGTCCGACCGGTCCGCCGAGACCCGCCGCGCCATGCGCCTGGTCGTCTGCGCCTACTCGGGTGTGGTCGTCGCGCTGTGGGTGCTGTTCGCCCTCGCGGACGCGCCGGTGGAGCGGGTGCGGGACCTGGACACGTACTACGCCAACACGCCGTTCATGCGCGAGGAGACGCTGCTCTATCTGCTCGCGCACTGCACGGCCGTCCTCATCACGTCCCGGCTGATCTGGAACTGGGTGCGCACCGAGGGCCTCGACGCCTGGCTGCGCTGGGGACTGGTGTTCCTGGGCGTCGGCTACGGCCTCAACCTCATCTTCGACGCCGCCAAGCTGACCGCCGTCGCCGCCCGCTGGACGGACCACGACCTGGACTGGCTGAGCACCGACCTCGCGCCGCCCGTCGCCGCCCTGTCCGCCATCCTGATCGCGGTCGGCTTCATCCTCCCGCACGCCGGCCAGTACCTGCACGACCGCTGGCAGCTGCGCCTGGCCCACCACCGACTGCGGCCCCTGTACCTGCTGATGAAGACCGTCAACGGCTCCGGCGTGCGGTTCATGCTGCACGCCACCCCGGAGTTGCGGCTGATCCGCCGCGAGACCTTCATCCGCGACGTCCTGCTGCCGCTGGCCCGGCACATCGACGAGGACCTGCGCAGGCGGTCGTACGACGCCGCGCTCGCCCTCGGCTTTCCGCCCTCCCGGGCGAAAGCGCTGGCCGCCGCCGTGACCATCCAGGACGCCGTGCACCGCAGAAGCCGGGCCCCGGCCGACGGCAACGGCACGGGCGGCCCCGACACCACGGACCTCCTCCAGGAGATCGGGGCCGTCTCCCGAGCCCTCCGCCATCCCGCCGACATCGAGGCGGTCCGTGCCCGTACGGCCGCCCCAGCACAGAACGTGCCCGTACATGACTGAACGCACCACCACCGCCGTCGTCCTCGGCGGCTCCCTCGCCGGTCTGCTCGCGGCCCGCGCGCTGGCCGACGTCGCCGACCACGTCACCGTCGTGGAACGCGACGTGCTGCCGGCCGGCCCCGAGCCGCGCAAGGGCCTGCCGCAGGCCCGGCACGTCCACCAGCTGTGGTCGGGCGGGGCGCATGCCATGGAGGAGCTGCTGCCGGGCATCGTCGGACGGCTGCGGGACGCGGGGGCGCACCGGCTGCCGGTGACCACGGACATGGTGGCGCTGTCGCCGTACGGCTGGTACCGGCGGTGGGCCGAGTCGCACCACATGCTGCTGTGCAGCCGGGACCTGCTGGACGCGACGGTGCGGGCGGCCGTCCTCGCCGACGAGCGCATCGAGGTCGTGCAGGGCGCCGAGGTGCTCGGGCCGGTCGGCACGGACGCGGCGGTGACGGGCGTACGGATCCGACCGCAGGACTCCCCCGAACGGACCCTGTCGGCCGACCTGGTCGTCGACGCCACGGGACGCGGTTCGCGCACGGCCGGCTGGCTGACCGACCTCGGCCTGCCGGCGGTCGAGCGGCGTGAGGTCAACTCCGGGGTGGCGTACGCGAGTCGGGTGTTCCGGGCGCCCGAGGCGGCGCGGGAGGCGTTCCCGGTCGTCAACGTCCAGCCGGACCCGCGCGCCGGAAAGCCCGGGTGCGGGGGCGTGCTGCTGCCCATCGAGGACGGGCAGTGGATCGTCACCCTGTTCGGGTCGCGGGGCGGCGAACCGCCCACCGGGGCCGAGGACTTCGTGCGGTACGCGCGGGAGGAGCTGAGGCATCCCGTCATCGCCGAACTGCTCGCGCACGCCGAGCCGTTGACCGACGTGGCGTACACCCGGACGACCGCCAACCGCCGCCACTACTACGAGCGGATGCCTGTCTGGCCCGAAAACTTCGCCGTGCTCGGGGACGCCCTGTGCGCGCTCAACCCGATCTACGGGCACGGGATGTCGGTCGCGGCCCAGGGCGCGGTCGCCCTGCGGGACGTGATACGGCGTCAGGGCTGGGGCTCGGCCGGTCTGTCCCGGCGGATCCAGCAGGCGGTGGCGCGACCGGCGTCGGCGGCGTGGGACCTGGCCCTGGGGATGGACGTGTTCTATCCCGGGGCGACGGAGAACGGCCCCACCCTGCGCGACCGGTTGCTGGCGGCGTACGTGGGCCGCCTGCTGCACACGGCCACCGGGAACGGGCGGATCGCTCGGCGGGTCACGGATGTCACGTCGCTGGAGCGGGGCGCCGAGGTGCTGCTCGCACCGTCCGTGCTGCTGGCGGCGCTGGTCGGCCCGCTCAAGCCGGCGTTGAGCGGGCCGCCGTTGACGGCGGAGGAGCGTAAGGCGGCGGGGTTGGGTTAGGCGGGGTGCGGCAGGCGCGGTGGGCCGGTGCGGTGGGCCGGTGCGGGCGGGGGTGACCCGCCCGCAGCTCCTCAGCCTCCGCAGCTCCGCTGGTCAGCCCGCGAACGCCGGTTGCGCGAGGCCCTTCCCCGCCCCCGGCACCACGAACACCGACCCCGCCAGCGGAGGCGGTGACGCCAGTCCGACGCGGGCCGTCGTGATGTAGAGGTCGGTCAGGTCGGGCCCGGCGAACGCGCACGCCGTCACCCGGGGCACCGGAAGCGGGATCACCCGGTCCAGCTCGCCGTCCGGCGTGTAGCGACGTACGGCCGAGCCCTCCCACAGGGCCACCCACACGCACCCCTCGGCGTCCACGGTGAGCCCGTCGGGGAACCCGGCGCCGTCCTCGATCTCGACCAGCGGCCGCCGGTTCACGGCCCGGCCGTCGGCGTGGTCGAAGACGTCGACGCGCCGCGTCGGCGAGTCGATGTAGTACATGAGGCTGCCGTCCGGGCTCCAGCCGGTGCCGTTGCTCACGGCCACGTCGTCGAGGACCACCTCGACCGAGCCGTCACCGGTGACCCGGGACAGGGTGCCGCCGCCCGGCGCCTCGTCGTAGCGCATGGTGCCCGCCCACAGGGAGCCGTCGGGGGCCACGGCGGCGTCGTTGGCGCGGCGGCCGGGGACGGGCTCGTGGTGCAGCCAGCGGAAGGTGTCGTCCGGGTCCAGCAGTCCCACGCCGTCCCGGAGGTTGAGGACGAGGCCGCCGCCGGCGCGCGGCTTGACGGCGCCGATGTGCTGCGGGGCCGTACGGACCGAGCGCCGCCCGGAGACGGGGTCGTAGGTGTGGATCCGGGACCCCAGGATGTCGATCCAGACGAGCCGCCCGCTCTCCGGATCCCAGGTCGGCCCCTCACCGAGCTCGGCCTCCGCCTGGACGGCCACCTCGTACGCGGTGTCGCCACGCTCCGTCATGCCACGCTCCGGTGTCCGAGACGCTCCGACAGTTCGGCGGCACCCTTGGCGGCGAGCTGCTCCAGCTCGACGCGCCGGTCGTCGCTCCAGCGGATCATGGGGACGGAGATGGAGAGGGCGGCGACGACCTGCCCGGCCCGGTCCCGCACCGGAGCGGCCACGCACGACACGTCCGGGTTGGACTCCCGCCGTTCGACGGCGATCCCCCGCTCCCGAATCTCCGCAAGGGCCTCGCGCAGGGCGACCGGGTCGGTGATGCTGTTCGGTGTCATGCCGACGAGCTCGGCCCCGTCCGGGACGCGTGCGGTGAGCTCGGGCTCGGGAAGGGAGGCCAGCAGCATCTTGCCGACCGATGTGCAGTGCGCGGGCAGGCGGCGGCCGGCGGCGGACACCATCCGCACCGCGTGGGTCGAGTCGACCTTGGCGATGTAGATGACGTCGGTGCCCTCCAGGATCGCCACGTGCACGGTCTCGTCACAGGTCTCGGCGACGGACCGGGCGACCTGCTGCCCCTCGGCCGCGAGGTCGAGCTGCTCGGCGTATCGGCTGCCGAGCTGGTAGGGCCGCACACCGAGGCGGTACCGTCCGGGCTGACCCGGTACCTGGACGATGTACGACCGGGCGGCGAGCGTGGTGACCAGTTCGTGCACGGTGGTGCGCGGCAGCTGGAGCTTGCGCACGATGTCAGGGGCGGAGAGCGTGCCGTCCCCGTCGAGGAAGAGCTCGAGAATGTCGAGAGCTCGGGTCACGGCTGGTACGAGGCGTCCCACGTCCGGCCCCCTCCCTTGGGTGTCAGTGAGGCTGCGTTCGAGATTTCAACAGCCGATCGGAATAACGAACACAGGCTACTCAAAATACGTTTGCCCCGGCAATGGGCGTGCGATGCCTTGCTCCCGTTTACGGGCTCCCGGAGTCGGCGTATCGTGCCAGATATGAGCCCTACGGGCGAAATGTACGGCGTACATTTGCATGTGAGCCAGAACAAAAGAGCCGGTTTCCCACACCCGAGCCCTCCCCCGGCGAGCAGCCGGGTATCCCGCGCGACCAGCACAAAGGGGCGTCGTCATGCGACGCATACTCGTCCTCATCCCCATGGCCATCATCGGCATCATCGCTCTCCTCGCGCCCAGCGCCTCGGCCGTCAGCCCCCATTTCGTCAAGGGCCCGACGGCCACTCGCTCGGGCGACAGCCTCACGGTCTCCGGGAAGGAGGCCGGACTCGGCAATTCGCTGACCGTCACCATCGAGGTGAGCGCCACTGCCGCGTGCATCAACCCTGGCGGCAAGGACCCCAAAGCCGCAAACAAGCAGAACCTCGCCGAGGACGGACAATTCCAGGTCCGCAACGGCAGCGCCAACTTCTCGGTGACCCTGACAGCGTCCTTCCAGCCGTCGTGCAGTCCTCCGATGACGGTGCAGTTCAGCAACGTCGTCGTCACTGACGTCGACAACGGCCTCTCGGTGAAGCTGCCGGGCACCTTCTGACACCTCGCCACCCCGGGGCGAAGAATCCCTGAACGGCCTGCGGCGCGTGCGCTCGCGGGCCGCAGCCATGTCTCCCCCGGTAGGCGTGGGAGACGCCGCGGCCGTCGGCGTAGAGGACGGTGAACGGCGCCGCTCTCCAGCCTCTGCTCGGGAGCGGGGTGCTCGTGCGGTCGGGCGGAGCAGCCGGAGCGTCGTCGGGTACGCCGACGCCAGTACACGGGGTTACTCCCGCCGTCAGACGCCTTGACCGCCCCCGCCCGGCACGGTGGTGCTCATGAAACTGAGCCGTCCCGCCCGCCGGGTCTCCCTCGTCGTCCATGTCGTCGCCGCCGCGAGCTGGCTCGGGCTCACGCTCGGGCTGCTCGCGCTCGGGATCACCGCGGCCACCACCGGGTCCGCGGTGACCGTGGAGGCGTCGGTGCGGGCCATGAAGCTGTTCGCGGACTGGCTGCTGCTGCCCGTCGCGTTCCTCACGCTGGTCAGCGGGCTGGTGCTGTCCCTGGGCACACAGTGGGGACTGGCGCGGCACCGGTGGGTCTACGTCAAGTTCTGGGTGACCCTCGCCACGACCACCGCCACCGTCTTCGCGCTGCGCCCCGGCGTGAACTCCGC of the Streptomyces sp. T12 genome contains:
- a CDS encoding carbohydrate ABC transporter permease, with the translated sequence MTTSAQTVVAPSRARTATATATLRRKQGFQHGGWFVAPFLALFVLFVIWPLLRGVWLSFTDANISGEGASFVGLDNYREALNDSAMWDALGHSAYFTLLVVPCITVLAFLLAMLAHNIERGKWLWRLCFFVPFLLPSTVAANMFQWLFTQGIGLINETFGLDTPWLTDKSYAMLAIVIETLWWTVGFSFLLYLAALQGIPDHLYEAAKLDGANAWHRMVHITLPMLRNITGLVIALQILASLQLFDQAVVMMDFSPGPELSTRSFVQYTLEQGFTSYRVGYASAMSIIFFVIIAVVALARMWLLRNREEGGR
- a CDS encoding extracellular solute-binding protein, whose translation is MGRPGLNRRQLLATAGGLAVAGSFGFAALGTGADALASGADTRVRYWNLFSGGDGANMIAMLDAFRKATPDIDVKDSTLQWGNPFYTKLAMAAAGNRAPELGVMHMGRVTGFSPGRLLDPWDVDLLARYGVRQEDFNPALWNRGVIDGKLYALPLDIHVQLCFYRRDVLKKADLLGDDGRMIPVTSTDEWFEVLKKAKAAQKKGLQTIGLWTNDQNFQWWFFVAFYTQLGGQWFNDDNTEVLFDADKATQVLEFLRRHVTDGYVIPGAPTGEQFINGAPFTWEGNWSVPVFSGAKLDYGATPLPPVFGKQATHAESHAFVLPHQSGRGGATNEGAHELAAYVVKHALQWAAGGHIPAYTPTLSTDAYKKLAPQNEYVSAMDHQATEPKVWFAGSTGVLAQDLGPVVVSSTMGSAGPAAVARTMKKHLTKLLASKNPMDGRTAAQGGAVA
- a CDS encoding toxin-antitoxin system, toxin component family protein translates to MDIAGARQRAARVASALRLRRSPAASAMRDLASDLSAAVRARPHPPADVRALCRALCAEMSARRGGRPVELRFERFPDEIEVTGLWVEFQDFDLVIVEERAEAMQQLVILGHELWHLHAGHGHDHTAGHAPTAAAHALAERPGWPDIALAVAARDGSRQRDEAEADDFGHRLAAAFRPLLSGQRPDTPLGPVQRSLGYRGGGRAAR
- a CDS encoding MAB_1171c family putative transporter, translated to MDPAGFLGEIYISFWIPTVVLTAALAIKLPTIIRLWRDPLLRAVGGLLLLACAVFVFAAPATIAWVNRVTGVPNIAAPLVYSLLTAFCGSCLLLIIAWRNGLSDRSAETRRAMRLVVCAYSGVVVALWVLFALADAPVERVRDLDTYYANTPFMREETLLYLLAHCTAVLITSRLIWNWVRTEGLDAWLRWGLVFLGVGYGLNLIFDAAKLTAVAARWTDHDLDWLSTDLAPPVAALSAILIAVGFILPHAGQYLHDRWQLRLAHHRLRPLYLLMKTVNGSGVRFMLHATPELRLIRRETFIRDVLLPLARHIDEDLRRRSYDAALALGFPPSRAKALAAAVTIQDAVHRRSRAPADGNGTGGPDTTDLLQEIGAVSRALRHPADIEAVRARTAAPAQNVPVHD
- a CDS encoding NAD(P)/FAD-dependent oxidoreductase — protein: MTERTTTAVVLGGSLAGLLAARALADVADHVTVVERDVLPAGPEPRKGLPQARHVHQLWSGGAHAMEELLPGIVGRLRDAGAHRLPVTTDMVALSPYGWYRRWAESHHMLLCSRDLLDATVRAAVLADERIEVVQGAEVLGPVGTDAAVTGVRIRPQDSPERTLSADLVVDATGRGSRTAGWLTDLGLPAVERREVNSGVAYASRVFRAPEAAREAFPVVNVQPDPRAGKPGCGGVLLPIEDGQWIVTLFGSRGGEPPTGAEDFVRYAREELRHPVIAELLAHAEPLTDVAYTRTTANRRHYYERMPVWPENFAVLGDALCALNPIYGHGMSVAAQGAVALRDVIRRQGWGSAGLSRRIQQAVARPASAAWDLALGMDVFYPGATENGPTLRDRLLAAYVGRLLHTATGNGRIARRVTDVTSLERGAEVLLAPSVLLAALVGPLKPALSGPPLTAEERKAAGLG
- a CDS encoding SMP-30/gluconolactonase/LRE family protein yields the protein MTERGDTAYEVAVQAEAELGEGPTWDPESGRLVWIDILGSRIHTYDPVSGRRSVRTAPQHIGAVKPRAGGGLVLNLRDGVGLLDPDDTFRWLHHEPVPGRRANDAAVAPDGSLWAGTMRYDEAPGGGTLSRVTGDGSVEVVLDDVAVSNGTGWSPDGSLMYYIDSPTRRVDVFDHADGRAVNRRPLVEIEDGAGFPDGLTVDAEGCVWVALWEGSAVRRYTPDGELDRVIPLPVPRVTACAFAGPDLTDLYITTARVGLASPPPLAGSVFVVPGAGKGLAQPAFAG
- a CDS encoding IclR family transcriptional regulator, whose protein sequence is MGRLVPAVTRALDILELFLDGDGTLSAPDIVRKLQLPRTTVHELVTTLAARSYIVQVPGQPGRYRLGVRPYQLGSRYAEQLDLAAEGQQVARSVAETCDETVHVAILEGTDVIYIAKVDSTHAVRMVSAAGRRLPAHCTSVGKMLLASLPEPELTARVPDGAELVGMTPNSITDPVALREALAEIRERGIAVERRESNPDVSCVAAPVRDRAGQVVAALSISVPMIRWSDDRRVELEQLAAKGAAELSERLGHRSVA
- a CDS encoding DUF2269 domain-containing protein is translated as MKLSRPARRVSLVVHVVAAASWLGLTLGLLALGITAATTGSAVTVEASVRAMKLFADWLLLPVAFLTLVSGLVLSLGTQWGLARHRWVYVKFWVTLATTTATVFALRPGVNSAVAAVAGGGPLPDAGDVLFGPIVSLSAYVFMTVISILKPWGLTRRGRRLRAASARTPVGTTGPARQTA